In one Choloepus didactylus isolate mChoDid1 chromosome 1, mChoDid1.pri, whole genome shotgun sequence genomic region, the following are encoded:
- the CHCHD4 gene encoding mitochondrial intermembrane space import and assembly protein 40, translating to MAYCRQEGKDRIIFVTKEDHETPSSAELVADDPNDPYEEHGLILPNGDINWNCPCLGGMASGPCGEQFKSAFSCFHYSTEDVKGSDCIEQFRAMQECMQKYPDLYPQEDEEEEEEKKSAGLEETAPAGATATKEEEGSS from the exons ATGGCCTACTGCCGGCAGGAAG GGAAGGATCGGATCATATTTGTGACCAAAGAAGACCACGAAACTCCAAGCAGTGCAGAGCTGGTGGCTGATGACCCCAACGATCCGTACGAGGAGCACG GATTGATACTGCCAAATGGAGACATTAACTGGAACTGCCCGTGCCTTGGGGGAATGGCCAGCGGCCCCTGTGGGGAACAGTTCAAGTCAGCCTTTTCCTGCTTCCACTACAGCACAGAGGATGTCAAGGGGTCAGACTGTATAGAGCAGTTCCGGGCCATGCAGGAATGCATGCAGAAATACCCGGACCTCTATCCccaggaggatgaggaggaagaggaagagaagaagtcAGCAGGTTTAGAGGAAACAGCTCCTGCTGGGGCTACCGCTACCAAAGAAGAGGAGGGGTCAAGCTAA